From Sphingomonas sp. IW22, one genomic window encodes:
- a CDS encoding TolC family protein — MIRVLAIFAALFSVTPAAAQPLMLDEVLRSSATHAPAILEAITRERQADGRRLSAEGAFDLLFEGEAQSRLLGYYDGTVIEGRATRPLANNGGYLYGGYRLSRGDFPIYEDKAFTNRLGEVKVGAVFSLMRDRLIDERRGRLGLAGGDISLARLDREMVAIGVQRRAIDAYQAWVAAGMRVRVYRDLLALATERQASIERQIVLGARPQILGTENRQNIVRRETLLVRAEQELATAANALSFYLRGETGEPIVPAAARLPDRFPELRLPALGPDLAQRIERPDLEAILVRLDQVEVKRLLAENDLRPRLDIRAEAAKDVGPVGLGGASRTPAEGIVGLRFSLPLERRAARGKIAEAAAEADGLRLRRKLIEDQILVEVNGLAIQATTADRLLALAADETALANRMAEAERRRFQLGASDFIVVNLREESAADARLRQLDAEYRRSAARAELVAATVDRAQLGL, encoded by the coding sequence ATGATCCGCGTGCTGGCGATCTTCGCCGCTCTGTTTTCCGTCACACCCGCGGCCGCGCAGCCGCTGATGCTGGACGAGGTGCTGCGCTCTTCCGCTACCCATGCCCCCGCGATCCTGGAGGCGATCACGCGTGAGCGGCAGGCCGATGGCCGCCGGCTGTCGGCAGAGGGCGCGTTCGACCTTCTTTTTGAAGGCGAGGCTCAGTCGCGGCTGCTGGGCTATTATGACGGCACCGTGATCGAGGGGCGTGCGACACGCCCGCTCGCGAACAATGGCGGCTACCTCTACGGCGGATATCGCCTCTCACGCGGCGACTTTCCGATCTATGAGGACAAGGCGTTTACCAACCGGCTGGGCGAAGTGAAGGTCGGGGCGGTTTTTTCCCTCATGCGTGACCGGCTGATCGACGAGCGGCGCGGGCGGCTGGGGCTGGCTGGCGGTGACATTTCGCTGGCCCGCCTCGATCGCGAAATGGTGGCGATCGGGGTACAGCGGCGGGCGATTGACGCCTATCAGGCATGGGTCGCCGCAGGGATGCGTGTGCGTGTCTATCGTGACCTGTTGGCTCTTGCTACCGAGCGTCAGGCGTCGATTGAGCGTCAGATCGTCCTGGGCGCGCGGCCGCAGATCCTGGGGACCGAAAACCGCCAGAACATTGTGCGGCGTGAGACTCTCCTGGTGCGCGCCGAACAGGAACTCGCGACCGCCGCCAACGCGCTGTCCTTCTATCTCCGCGGCGAAACCGGTGAGCCCATTGTCCCTGCCGCAGCTCGCTTGCCCGATCGCTTCCCCGAGTTGCGCCTTCCCGCGCTTGGCCCCGACCTCGCCCAGCGGATCGAGCGGCCCGACCTTGAAGCGATCCTCGTCCGCCTCGACCAGGTCGAGGTGAAGCGCCTGCTGGCCGAGAACGACTTGCGCCCGCGCCTAGACATCCGCGCCGAGGCTGCCAAGGATGTGGGGCCGGTGGGCTTGGGCGGGGCATCGCGCACGCCCGCCGAGGGGATCGTTGGCTTGCGATTTTCGCTCCCGCTCGAACGGCGGGCCGCGCGCGGTAAGATTGCTGAGGCCGCGGCAGAGGCCGATGGCCTGCGGTTGCGCCGCAAGCTGATTGAGGACCAGATTCTCGTTGAGGTGAACGGCCTCGCCATCCAGGCGACCACCGCCGACCGTCTGCTCGCCCTTGCCGCCGACGAGACCGCGCTTGCGAACCGAATGGCTGAGGCCGAGCGACGCCGCTTCCAGCTCGGCGCCAGCGACTTCATCGTCGTCAACCTGCGCGAAGAGAGCGCCGCCGATGCGCGCCTGCGCCAGCTGGACGCCGAGTATCGCCGATCGGCCGCTCGCGCCGAACTTGTAGCCGCCACCGTTGATCGCGCGCAATTGGGGCTTTGA